In the genome of Siniperca chuatsi isolate FFG_IHB_CAS linkage group LG14, ASM2008510v1, whole genome shotgun sequence, the window CTCCTCCGACAACGATGACCACAGCATTTCCCGTCCCGTTACATGACAGCAGGTAGTCGATGGAGTTCCTGTTCACTGGACAGATacctgagagggaaaaaaagataataaataattaaagttGCAGTAACGAAGAAGTGGACAAGAGGCAAATACATTGACTTGTTATGTCTGTTCACATTTGTAACACTGTGAAAGAGAAATGTTGGCCTTTTTGTATAGATTTATAAAGAATATTTTGATGTCTTCCTATTAGACCTGGTCAAATACTGGCTGCAAATATTGTAATTCTCTCTATGTGTCAAAACCCACAAGTCTAACACCTAAGTAAAATTAAACCAACCATGTTGAGCATGTGCAAAATCTGATCTACTGCAGCTGATAATGAAAGCATTGTTTCAAAACAACAGACGTTTTGCAGAGAAGACTGTTGCATTACATATAACAAATATAGGTCACATAGAAAGTCCTATGAAGGCTGTTTACGAAGCacgtgggagaagtttgccatcagggctttatggcagaaagactttcttcctctcttttttcctaaacctaaccaagtagttttggtgcctaaacctaaccaagtattaaggctttctggcagaaaggctactttctactttctacgCTTTCTTACAGTGCAGAGGCTTTGCTGCTTGCTCTCGCCTCTGTTTGCATTCTTTTGCagatattcttgttttttctgttagATATTATGAGCAGCGGCTCCTGGATACTTATAAATCATTGGGACTGTAATTTATTCAGATAAAGTAAGCTATTGCCATATCTTCAGCATTTGTATGACCTCTTCAGTACTATGTGAGTGCAGTCTACCAACAGCACAAGCCTGTACTACAGTGACTGGatacttagctaaagctaattagcaGCGAGATGCCTCCCTTCTCCACAGACTTCTACTGAAAATTGCAGTGCTGGAAACCAAAATCCACCAGTTAGAAGTGAACATGGAAGTGAATGGACTATGTGGTAACGACACCACTTTACCATGGACTCAAAGCAGTGGACAAGAGCATGCTAACTCatggctaattagcaccaacaaGACGACCAAGAAACAGGAGGGCCATGTACCGGGTAATAAATCTAAAAGTGGTAGTCCGCCCTGGAACTCTCTTGGTGCAAAGCCTAAGAGTAAATCATTTTCCATTGCCATTTTCATTTCCCATTCCCATTCCCATTTTCATCATTGGAAAATGAGAGGACGAGCCCGGCGCCCTGAGATTTGTGATGCGCCTGGCTGGCCCGCATTATCATCCAGGCAGAGCGCCTCTTCAACCCCTGTTCTTAGTAGGACACAGCTGTGGACAGCTGCGAAAGGAAGAGTTAGCAATAAACCTCCCCAACAAGCAAGTGTGCAACTGCAGAAAAAAATTGCTCCACTGTTGCAAGACCCTGGATCTCTGAAGATGAGAAGTTATCCTGGtcatcagacacacagcagGGTAAGGACTGAGAGTAAAATCAAAAAGTAAAAGGCTACAGGGAAAGCTAACGACTGGGCCTCAAACTCTGAATGTGGATGATTTCGCTGTAAAATATGCAAGAAGCATGTGCAGTGAGAACACCAAAATACTTTCCCAAGGATAAGGTCTCTGACTTGACAGAAAGAATCCTGCATATCGTGGCTGCACAcccaaatgtggaaaatatcaTACTGCACATAGGGACCACTGATGTTGTGAAACAACAGTCTGAAGTGTTGAAACGAGACTATTGATCTGTTGAACACAGTCTTCTCTCTGAATGCTGAGGTGTTTTTCAGTGGCCCTCTACCACCAGTCAGAAGAGGAGTTCTGCATACTACATACACTGTCCATTCAGTGCACCTTATTgacaatttcaactttttctggTACCACAGACATCTTTTTAAGGCAGATGGACTCTGCCTTAACAAGTCAGGAGTAAAACTATTCACCTCTAACCTATTTTGCTTCCTGCGTCTCTCATATGTTCCCTCTGCCAAGGACAAACGAAAAGAGGAATCAAAACAGAAAGATGATAACACAGCACGGCAGAAACCTTGAAGGAGAGCTACTTCAGCTCCTGCCTGAAGAGTGCTTTAATCATCAGACACATCAGAGCCGAGAGGAAGAGTCTCCACCCCCCTCACCAACAACCACAGGTGCGGATTTACCTTTTTCACCTCTCCAAACCCCATCCAGGTcaccctttctccctccttccccctcTTGGAGTTCACTGATAGATGAAAGAGCTGGTCACTGCTGGATCCAAACTTACCCCCCACCCCTTCCCTTGCCCTactcccattttctctcccctaaACCCCACTTGGCGTCCACTTCCACCATTGGCTTTAAGTCCTCAGCCAGtgacacatttgtcacagttaCGCAGCCCCCACAGCAAGTTTTAACTGATATCACTCATGACTCTTCTCAGGACAAGTGCCGGCAGCTTTCTTAATAGAAAAAGAATGGAGAATCTGCTAAGAAACAGGAAGCACTCAACCGATTCTGTAAATGTATCAAATTTAGCATTCATTCCTTGTCAGCCACAGCCTGCAAATAATTTGGCAGataatgtttttaaacacaCTGAATTTAATCGTTAGGTCTTTGGcaggaaaaatatttttaaatcaattattttACTATTGAGCACAATCttaacttgttgtttttaactgaaactaGGTTAGACCAAGATAACTGAGTCTACCCCTCCCAACTTCAGTTTTATGAATGAAGCTTGAGAGCATAATAAAGGAGGTGaagttgccattttgtttaatggTTCCCTCCAATGCAAGAAGATGTCCTATGgaaattttgtttcttttgaatatgtggctcttcagttgaattcctctTCTTGAGctatattttgaaatatctaCAGGCCACCTAAATACTTTGCAAACTTGTTTGATGACTTTACTGAACTGCTGTCTTTACTGACTGTGTAGttattgttggtgattttaacatccatgttgacaacCTCCAGAACAGAGGGACTAAAGAACTGAGTTGTGTTCTTGATAACTATGGACTGACTCAGCATGTGACGGagcccacacacaacaaggggcACACTCTGGACTTTATCATCTCCAAGGGTTtgaacatttctaaggttgTGGTGGTtgatgttgctctctctgatcattcctgtgttttctttgagagtgctatcaaatgttcaaacagaggTAATCACAAAAAACGGTATATCAATGACaacaccagtgaaatatttattcaggctCTCTTCCACACCCGCCCTCTCTTGGGTCTCAGTTAATGAGCTTGTAGATAACttcaattctaaaattacaaatgttattgatgccattgcaCCCACTAAGGTGAAGGCTGTGTCTGGTAAGAAAAGATCTCCATGGAGAAATACCTACCTGggcctgcaatgaatttgcctccttcttcagtgacaaaattctgaaaattagacaggcagtcagtgcctcCATATCGGGTACAGGTtatgtgttgtccctgtgtccaattaaaatcaattcaaatagcatgacacaatttgatcctattAACCATGAAAACTTGGAAGGCATTATACAacatctaattttttttttcaaaaatgtttctaattgcatggcctcaggtcccacacacactgaaaactgcagttatcAAGCCACTCTTAAATAGGAACAATCTAGACGcgtcactaatgaacaattataggcccatatcaaacctagtaaaaagtaaaatcattgaaaaagctgtttttcaacagctgaacgacttcttggcattaaacagctgttttgatgtcttccagtcaggttttcgagcccaccacagcactgagactgctcttgttaaaaTGGCATCCACTTaaacttaaacacagacagtggcagaatttctttcttggtattattggatctcagtgctgcattcgacacggCCAtccacaacatattactagaccGACTagaaaactgggtgggactttctggcacagtattaAACTAGTTTAAGTCCTACTTAAAAGGACAGGGattactttgtgtctataggtaattacacatctgagcagATAACAATTACATGAGGAGTTCCCCgaggctccattctggggcctcttctgtttaacatctacatgctaccactggctcagattatggaaaacaacttaatatattactataattatgcagacaacacacaaatttacatatCAATGTCACCAGGGAGACTATGGTCCAATACAAGTCCTGAGTTAGTGCATTGAACAAATGACTagatgtgccagaattttcttcaattaaacaaagataaaactcaagtcattgtttttggagccaaggaggaacgATTAAAAGTCAGCATTCGCCTTCAATCTGCAATgttaaaaccacaaaccaagccagaactcttggtgtagtcatggactgagatttgaatttcaacagccacattaagacaattacaaagtcagagTCAAGAATTAAAGGACATactgtctcagcaggatttggaaaaaacttgcccatgcatttatcttcagtctactcgactactgtaacggtGTCTTTACTGGTCtctctataaaaaaaaatttaaaaaaaatctatcagacagctgcagctgattcagaacgctgTGGCTcgcgtcctcactaagaccaagaaagtggatcacaccactccagttctgaggtcttaacactggcttcctgtctgtcaaagaactcattttaaaatactactgttggtttataaagcactgaatgatttagggccaaagtacatttctgatctgctgctccgttatgaaccatccagacctctcaggttgTCTgcgacaggtctgctttctgtccccagagtcaaaactaaacatggagaagcagcattcagtttttatgcaccacatatctgaaacaaactcccagaaaactgcaggtctactgtaactctcagttcttttaaatcagtgctgaagacttttctgtttgctgctgccttttattaaatcaaataatgattaatttcttacactgcattgtaactttttcattttctatttaactctttttaagtgtatttaaatgtatttttatattgccctatgttgcttttatgtttgcCTTGCCTTACGTCTCCTATGTGCATTTACcaatgaaacattttgaaacaacaTATACAATAATCTATAGTAACATAAGAGAGTATGTAATCTATGGGCAAAAATGAAGCCTGAAAAGCAAACAGCCATTCAGAACAGAACAGTTAAAGCTCTATCAGTCAGTGAAATCAGCAGATCCAAGTAGACAGAAGATATTTCAGCTGTGCAATAGGACAAAGGTCTGCTCTCTTACAGATACAGTTATCAACTTTATCAGACATTTCAAGAACTCATCTCACCTCCAGACATTAGGTAGTCTCGAAGGACTGGCAAGCGGAAGTTTCCTGCCAGGGTTGCCAGGGAGGGCTTGATGCCTGGGAATTTCTTGGAAAAGCCGGTGGCCTCTGTCCCAAAGTTGCAGAAAGCACCGAAACAGAAGATGCCGTGGGGGTGATAGCCAAATATGTAGTTCCGGCTGGGCAGCAGGTTGTGGGTCTTAATTAGCTGGAGGACAATAGCATAAAGAAGACCAGTGTGAGGCTGATTTCCATATGAGGGGCACACTGCTAGACCAGGAACAGCTATAGGAGAAATGTCATGTCAGTGACCAATATGACCAAAAGGCAATTTCACACTAACTACttattaaaacacataataaGCTACAGTACATTCTAATCTCATGCTTGGTGTTTTGCCTGATTCCTGCAAGGTTGAGTTTATTcctgtctctttgttttttgtttgtttagtgtaAAACtctttgtaatgtttttgagATGTagtatacaaataaactttataagttattatcattatcattattattattattatcatctttaTAGTATACTACtttttgcagttagtatacaatAAATCAACATACTTACCATTATATACTAACAGGCAATGTTgttggctgcaactaacgattattttcattattgattaatctgacgattattttctcaattgatCGATTCATCAAATCGCTTGGTCTATAAAATctatcgactaattgtttcagctctaaaatgaTGCGATACATGCACTGTGGAAATGCAATAAAAGTACGACTTTAGAATGTCACTGTTAATTAAACCTCACAAAGAGACggcaaaataaatacatttaataatgttTACTGTATGAAATTTTCAAATCAATACATGCATACTGTAGCTACCCCTTTTACTGTACAcacgtatatatgtatggatATGGCTATGTATGCGAGTATGTAGAGTATTACTTTTACTGTGTGAACATGCTACGACCTGCTCTGAATTAGTACAGATGAATATGAATCTGGGACACAGCTTATGTTTTAGTAGAGTTAGGACATCCTTATCAGCTCAATCCCGactctcctctgtctgctctgctgtgtacagtcagaaaaaaatgacCCAGTATCCATGTTGTGCACCTGTTCAGGCAGGCAACAATAAAGTACAACTTTAAACATTCAGCATTATCTTAACCTCTTGGTTTCATGTTGAAGTCGTAAAATCTAACTGTGCTGTGATCTGCACTGTAGACTTAGATCCATCGCAATATGTACACAAAGCTCCCCTAGTAGGTAGTCAAACACAGCAGTTGCATAACCACATTAGCAAAGGAGATCACATTCAAGATCTCCATAGTACCGCAGGACTCCACCTGGCTGGCATGGCAGATGTAAAGGGGTTACAGTGGGACCACGGGAGATGTACACAGCATTCAACACCTTGTATAGTTAGGAGATAGTAAAGAGATGGAGGCTAGACAAGATTCACCGGTTACTGCAAAAAGCGCTAATATTACGGAAGAATCTTTGTTTCTAGTGTTGAGGCAGTCCTGCAGACGTTCATGTAACTGCTTTCATAACAGTCACACTCCAGACTTCTTACAGTCCTCACTTTGATTTTAAGGTTGGTTTGGACTTTGACCAGTTGGCTTCCAACTCATAAATAGTAGTCATATGTTCATGATAGATAGAAAATGCTTGCTCTACAATCAATTGATGCCCCTGCAGATATATTCTGGTTATTTTGAGCTATGGGACAGTAAAAGTATCACTTAATGCACCTTAAATGACTTATTCAACTCTGTTACAAGAGATAAACTTTCAACTACAGACTCAGCCTATGTCAGTAGCTAATAACTAACATTTCAACATTGACAGAAAGCTAAAACTTTGCACAGCAGCAAAAATTGGCTATTTATGTCTTGCAGCAATAGTTAGGTTTCTTAAAACAAGAGAAACATGAGAGCCAGCTGGCATCAAGCGTCTGGGTGACAAAAGAATGATCTCATCAACCCACTGAGACAAACAACTACATggtacacacagtacagatcAATGTGATGAACAAAGTTCAGCTGCAAAGAGTAGGAGGACTAAATTCAGTCAGCCCTCTTTTCTTTCCACACTCTGTACAGTAGATAAGCTCATCAACACCTGGGCAGACCATTTCTCCTTACActgaagtgatttaaaaaaattatggaATCAAACAAGCGTGTATTTCATTAGCATTGTGAGGCAAACAAAAGCTAATTCAGCAACAAAGAAGAATACACATTAGATTTGATGAACATTCAGTCCTGTATTCTATTTTACATGGATCACCTTTGTTTTACGGGACAGCGCTTACAGGTGTGAGCGACATTGTAaccgttttgtctataaaatgccgCAGGTGACAACGCTCCAAAACCtacagatattcagtttacaatgatataaaagaaGGAAAAGCGGCAAATCATCTTATTGGAGAAgatggaaccagagaatgtttaaAAACGATTAATCCAGTTATTTTTGTGGTGATtgactaatcaactaatcattgcagctctagtcTATACAAAAGTGCTTATTCAATAAAATCCCATGACTGCTGACTGAATCATGCAGAATATCTGCATATCCTCTCTTTAAACACACTCCAACCTTGACTTCTGGCTTCTTCACTGACAGTTTAGTCATGCACTGCTACTGAACAGTGCCTCCCCctgcatgcagtgtgtgtgtgtgtgtgtggctgtgcgTGTGTCAGCTTGCGATAACGCTTTCTCCTATACTCTGAACCAGGGTTGTCCTCTCATCTAAAAGATGCACTGGGCAATACCTGAAGGCAAAACAAGTTTAGTACTGCTCCTTAGCCTATCAGATGGGACAAAGTCTAAAACTCCCCACCGACGTCAAGCCCTCATCATAATCAACACAGGACAAGGAACAGCTTGGAGGCGACAGCTGATACCTGATTCACCCCTGATAAGCTTATCTATAATGTCAAACCTACTGGATCGACTGGAAATCGATGAACTAGCAAAATCATACAATACTGACTATCCGAAGCAAGAGTTATAAGAAGTAAGTGTACTTTTTGTGACAGCAACAAAATGCGCAAAGCTGCGCACGTTTTCATGGTTGACTTCCTTACGGGTTGCAACCCTGACGTCTCCATTCCTCTACTGTTCTTTTGAGTTACCTACCCTGATTGGGAAGTAGTCTCGGAAATATGTCCACATTGTCCAGCTCCTCACCCAAGAGGACCTCCTGCCACCTGAAGAGAACATTACAGATTAGAAAGCACTTTATTACATCaaaactagagctgcaactcacaattattttcattagcgaTTCATTCATTGTACTATtccattaattaaattaatcatttagtttacaagatgtcagaaaaaaatggaaaatggccATCCACAGCCCAAGATGACtgtcaaattgcttgttttatcagCCTACAAAAAAAGTTTCCAGTCTTCCAGTTAATTAACAATATAACACAGaccctcacatttgagaagctggaaccaatgaatgtcatttttgcttgataaattacctTATCATTACTTGATTATGAAACTTAGTCAGTCAgtaaattttctgttgatcgactaattgtttcagcactattcTAAACCCCCTTTAGCGCTACAATTACATGTAAATACGACAAGACGTGCTAGTGGCACTTTAAAGCTGTACTTTGTCATAgcgctgtgctttgagctaaatgctaacatcagcatgctaacatgctaatgcttAACAGGTATATGTTTACCATGtacaccatcttagtttagctggttagcatgctaacatttgctaattagcactgaacacaaagtacagctgaggctgatgggagtgtcgttagttttgcaggtgtttggtcataaatcaaagtacttGTTTAGCACcaaatccatcaaatagttgtcaaaacatttcactctaaaccacaaatgtcaacctcatggtggcgctagaggaaaagtcaggggatcaccaaagtcagcaagATTCACCCACTGGGAACTATGAATGTCTGTTTAAAAACTTTATAACGGTCCATCTAatagctgagatatttcagtctggaacaaagtgaCTAAAGACCAAACCAACTGACAGATTGTCATCcacagagccacactgctaacatggctaaaaacagcCTATATCCTACTCTATACTTGAGTCAGCACAAAATGTGATCTTTCTAAAATGAACAGTTTAagaaccaaacaaacaaacatcctcTAAACATAATGCAGTCATTGTTTGTGCTAATCATTACAAAATATGTTACACAATGCTTATGCAAAAATGCATTATCCAACcaatttttcagatttttgaaatttcatcatcatcagaccAGTGATTTTTCTTCACATGGGAGTCAAAATCGAACTATTAGGTTACAGTGATTTTTGATTGACATCTTTAATGTCTTGCCTTGTTTCGGGGTGTTCCAGTCAATGATGAGCCAGGCAGTGTAAATGGCAGCAATAAGCCAGCAGTCGGTGCAAAACATGTAGATGAGCAGCACAGTGCAGGCAACacctggagggagagaggagagacagcaCAATCAAGTATTTGAATAGAAATTATTATCATTCTTAAATATAGACAAATCAATTACCTAAAATGATAGAGGCTAAAATGTCACTAATTAAGTCAAAAACAAGTATGTGTGCAGCTCAGAGATCTGACCCACTTTATTTCACTCCATTATGAGACTATTGAGACTACAAGCTAACTCTTCTAggtttctttgctttcttgcgGCTTAAGTGACATGCACAGCTGCGcccacccacaaacacactcacccaAGGCTAAGAAGGTGATGACCCACTGCAGCACAGAGATCATCTGAAGATGTTTTTCCATCGTGGATCCGCAGGGCCAGAACGCCGAGGGCAGGTCCTGCAGGGCAGAGAGGATGCTGGAGCCGGTGCCTGGAGACAAAAT includes:
- the dgat2 gene encoding diacylglycerol O-acyltransferase 2; its protein translation is MKTILAAYSGVLKGTGSSILSALQDLPSAFWPCGSTMEKHLQMISVLQWVITFLALGVACTVLLIYMFCTDCWLIAAIYTAWLIIDWNTPKQGGRRSSWVRSWTMWTYFRDYFPIRLIKTHNLLPSRNYIFGYHPHGIFCFGAFCNFGTEATGFSKKFPGIKPSLATLAGNFRLPVLRDYLMSGGICPVNRNSIDYLLSCNGTGNAVVIVVGGAAESLQCVPGMNSVTLKNRKGFVKLALQKGSDLVPVYSFGENDAYQQVIFEEGTCWRSLQKRLQKILGFAPCLFHGCGLFFRNSWGIVPYCKPITTIVGEPITVPKIEDPTQEMVELYHAMYIKSLQCLFDKYKTRFGLKESDVLHIQ